In one window of Paraflavitalea soli DNA:
- a CDS encoding DUF4834 family protein — translation MLRVILWILLGYFVYRFVFNFLLPIFKVSRQMRRQVREFQHNMHQAQNQSHQQQQPFQSSAKAQQRPTPAPQEKSGDYIDFEEIK, via the coding sequence ATGTTACGTGTTATTCTCTGGATATTGCTTGGTTATTTCGTGTACAGGTTTGTATTCAACTTCCTGTTGCCCATTTTCAAGGTTTCGCGACAAATGAGGCGGCAGGTGAGAGAATTCCAACACAATATGCACCAGGCTCAAAACCAGTCGCATCAACAGCAACAGCCATTCCAGTCATCCGCCAAGGCCCAGCAACGGCCTACGCCCGCCCCCCAGGAAAAATCGGGTGATTATATTGATTTCGAAGAGATAAAGTGA
- a CDS encoding HAD family hydrolase — protein MQQIQNIIFDLGGVLLNLDMQKTETAFTEMGVKNFKDLFALGHAASFFREYEVGSINDDEFITALQNLAGIRAERAAVIAGWNAMLRDFPAERIELLIRLKKNYRIFLFSNTNAIHLTAFQKTYSDAFGGNLLDTLFEKTWYSHNINRRKPDVKAFEYVLQDAQLLPHETLFIDDALVNVEGARAAGMQGYHLEPGKTVLEIGEKLLS, from the coding sequence ATGCAACAGATCCAAAACATCATTTTCGACCTCGGAGGCGTACTCCTCAACCTCGACATGCAGAAAACAGAGACTGCCTTCACCGAAATGGGCGTGAAGAACTTTAAAGACCTTTTTGCATTGGGCCATGCCGCTTCCTTCTTCAGGGAATATGAAGTGGGCAGTATCAATGACGATGAATTTATTACTGCTTTACAAAACCTGGCAGGCATTCGGGCCGAACGGGCTGCGGTGATTGCTGGCTGGAATGCCATGCTGCGCGATTTTCCGGCAGAACGCATTGAATTGCTCATCCGCCTGAAAAAGAACTACAGGATCTTCCTCTTCAGTAATACCAATGCCATCCACCTCACCGCTTTTCAGAAAACTTACAGTGATGCATTCGGCGGAAACCTCCTCGATACCCTTTTTGAAAAAACCTGGTATTCACACAACATCAACCGGCGTAAGCCCGATGTAAAAGCATTTGAATATGTGCTGCAGGATGCACAGCTGCTACCCCACGAAACCTTATTCATTGATGATGCCCTCGTCAATGTGGAAGGAGCCAGGGCTGCCGGTATGCAAGGTTACCACCTCGAACCCGGTAAAACAGTGCTGGAAATAGGTGAAAAATTACTCTCTTGA
- a CDS encoding ribosome maturation factor RimP, with product MDTQVSTIEKMVLDILADDPVHFLVEIRIKPTNNVKVFLDGDNGITIEKCISINRALYKKLEEAAIFPGDDFSLEVSSPGLDEPLKMFRQYKKNAGRLVEVLLKDGIKVDGKLLEVHDTEIVIEETKGKNKKKEVILHRLPFDTIKSTKIQIVF from the coding sequence ATGGACACCCAAGTTTCGACGATTGAAAAAATGGTGTTGGATATATTGGCCGACGATCCCGTACATTTCCTGGTGGAAATAAGGATCAAGCCCACCAACAATGTAAAGGTCTTCCTCGACGGAGACAACGGTATTACAATTGAAAAATGTATTAGCATTAACCGCGCTTTATACAAAAAACTGGAAGAGGCTGCTATTTTCCCCGGTGATGACTTTTCCCTCGAAGTCTCCTCACCCGGACTGGATGAGCCCCTCAAAATGTTTCGCCAGTATAAAAAAAATGCGGGCAGGCTTGTAGAAGTATTGCTGAAAGATGGTATCAAAGTAGACGGAAAGCTGCTCGAAGTGCATGACACGGAGATTGTAATAGAAGAGACCAAAGGAAAGAACAAGAAGAAAGAAGTGATTTTGCACCGCTTACCTTTTGACACAATAAAATCAACTAAAATTCAAATAGTGTTTTAA
- the paaE gene encoding 1,2-phenylacetyl-CoA epoxidase subunit PaaE: MATHFHTLTIAAVQKETPECISIVFQVPEALQQAYQFKQGQNITLKTSLNGEEIRRSYSICSSPFDNELRVAIKAVDAGRFSSWANNQLKKGDSVEVLPPSGRFFTELAPTHKKQYLAFAAGSGITPILSIIKATLAAEPQSRFTLVYGNRNRTSIIFKEQLEALKNRYIDRFTLHHILSREKTDAAVNHGRIDREKCIQLEKLIRMKDMDEVFICGPESMIFSVKEWLEEKGIEKKKIHFELFSTPGEGNQVSDLRTSVSGPPTQASGKMSQVTVKLDGIAFDFDLKYDGQPILDAALQQGADLPFACKGGVCATCRAKLIEGQVEMDINYALEPEEIEQGFILTCQSHPRTEKVTVDFDAR, from the coding sequence AGGTACCCGAGGCCTTGCAGCAGGCCTATCAATTTAAACAAGGGCAGAACATTACCCTCAAAACCTCCCTCAATGGCGAGGAAATACGCCGCTCTTATTCCATTTGCAGCAGCCCCTTCGACAATGAACTGCGCGTGGCCATCAAAGCAGTAGATGCCGGCAGGTTTTCCTCCTGGGCCAACAACCAGTTGAAAAAAGGCGATAGCGTCGAAGTCCTGCCCCCCAGTGGCAGATTCTTTACCGAGTTGGCCCCTACCCACAAAAAACAGTACCTGGCTTTCGCCGCCGGTAGTGGCATTACCCCCATTCTATCCATAATTAAAGCCACCCTGGCTGCCGAGCCCCAAAGCCGCTTCACCCTGGTGTATGGCAACCGCAACCGTACCTCCATTATTTTCAAAGAACAACTGGAAGCCCTTAAAAACCGGTACATCGACCGTTTTACCCTCCACCATATCCTGAGCAGGGAAAAAACCGACGCAGCTGTGAACCATGGCCGTATTGACAGGGAAAAATGTATACAACTCGAAAAACTCATCCGTATGAAAGACATGGACGAGGTTTTTATATGCGGACCCGAATCCATGATCTTCTCAGTAAAAGAATGGCTCGAAGAAAAAGGGATAGAAAAAAAGAAAATACATTTTGAGCTGTTCTCTACACCTGGAGAGGGAAATCAGGTATCTGACCTTCGGACCTCAGTCTCCGGACCCCCGACTCAGGCCTCCGGCAAAATGAGTCAGGTAACCGTTAAGCTCGATGGCATTGCCTTTGATTTTGATTTGAAATATGATGGTCAGCCCATCCTCGATGCAGCACTGCAACAAGGCGCCGATCTTCCCTTTGCCTGCAAAGGCGGTGTATGCGCCACCTGTCGTGCTAAGCTGATCGAAGGCCAGGTGGAAATGGATATTAATTATGCCCTGGAACCCGAAGAAATAGAACAGGGCTTCATACTCACCTGCCAATCCCACCCCCGCACCGAAAAAGTGACCGTCGATTTCGACGCCCGTTAA